From a single Candoia aspera isolate rCanAsp1 chromosome 2, rCanAsp1.hap2, whole genome shotgun sequence genomic region:
- the TSPAN10 gene encoding tetraspanin-10 → MDLNDQLDIYCSYNAQGTPLRPNGKESDCSWNQTRQWHLLHQPSHLPLDLFSCCAKCLIFVWNIAFSVIGLFVLALGIWGLSEKESLESERITYLGSDPMLFFVLVGLVATSISLLGCTGARFENIFLLKLFTGGIITFVILEVFSGIILFFLSDHIKASLQNFLMVAMLRYQDDPDLQFIMDEIQAGLQCCGVESYLDWKTNLYFNCSSPGVQACSVPASCCLDPLENGTILNSQCGFGTLSLEEFAVQSTIYLGGCVPQLSRWLNSHTGIIGFFAVVLIVIEGGSLFLATKLLAGIASARTQHYSGKEGMH, encoded by the exons AATGACCAGCTGGACATATATTGTTCATATAATGCACAAGGCACTCCTCTGAGACCTAATGGAAAAGAAAGTGATTGTTCTTGGAACCAGACAAGACAATGGCACCTCCTTCATCAACCTTCACATCTTCCTCTGGATTTATTTAGCTGCTGTGCTAAATGCTTGATCTTTGTCTGGAACATAGCCTTCTCCGTTATAGGATTATTCGTTTTGGCCCTAGGAATTTGGGGGCTCTCAGAGAAGGAATCACTAGAAAGTGAGCGAATAACATACTTGGGCAGTGACCCCATGCTTTTTTTTGTATTAGTGGGGTTAGTAGCTACTTCTATATCCCTTTTGGGCTGTACTGGAGCCCGCTTTGAAAACATCTTTCTACTGAAGCTTTTTACTGGAGGAATAATAACCTTTGTGATTTTGGAAGTTTTCAGTGgaattattctcttttttctgagTGACCACATCAAAGCCTCCTTGCAAAATTTTCTTATGGTGGCAATGTTACGCTACCAGGATGACCCAGATCTCCAATTCATTATGGATGAAATTCAAGCAGGCCTCCAGTGCTGTGGAGTAGAGTCTTATCTAGACTGGAAAACAAATTT GTATTTTAACTGCAGTTCTCCAGGTGTGCAAGCCTGTAGTGTTCCTGCATCATGTTGTCTGGATCCACTGGAAAATGGTACCATCCTGAATTCTCAGTGTGGCTTTGGCACCCTGAGCCTGGAGGAGTTTGCAGTTCAGAGCACCATCTATCTGGGAGGCTGTGTTCCCCAGTTAAGCAGATGGCTCAATAGTCACACAGGAATAATAGGCTTCTTTGCTGTAGTTTTGATTGTGATTGAAGGAGGTAGCTTGTTTCTGGCCACTAAGCTCCTGGCAGGCATTGCTTCTGCTCGGACTCAGCATTATAGTGGGAAGGAGGGCATGCATTAG
- the PDE6G gene encoding retinal rod rhodopsin-sensitive cGMP 3',5'-cyclic phosphodiesterase subunit gamma — MNLEVPKPEFKSATRVTGGPVTPRKGPPKFKQRQTRQFKSKPPKKGVQGFGDDIPGMEGLGTDITVICPWEAFSHLELHELAQYGII, encoded by the exons ATGAACCTTGAAGTTCCAAAGCCAGAATTCAAATCTGCCACCAGGGTGACTGGGGGCCCTGTCACCCCCAGGAAAGGACCCCCCAAATTCAAGCAGAGACAAACCAGGCAGTTCAAGAGCAAGCCACCCAAGAAAGGTGTTCAAGG gTTTGGTGATGACATTCCTGGAATGGAAGGTTTGGGAACAG aTATCACTGTGATCTGTCCCTGGGAAGCTTTCAGCCACCTTGAGCTCCATGAATTGGCACAGTATGGTATCATTTGA